The sequence CGCGCGGCCCGGCGGCGGGGCCTGTCGGTACCCGATGACGTGTCCGTCGTCGGGTACGACGACTCGGCCTTCATGAACTGCACCGAGCCGCCGCTCACCACCGTCCGCCAGCCGATCGAGGCCATGGGCCGCGCCGCCGTCGAACTGCTCTCCGTCCAGATCGGCGGTCGGGCGGTACCGTCGGACGAGTTGCTCTTCGAACCCGAACTGGTGGTCCGGGGTTCGACGGCTCAGCCTCCCCGTGCCGCAGCTTCCCGCTGACCGTCACGATTTTGCGCCCTCGGTTCCCTCAATTGCGTGGCTGTTCCCTCAATCGTAGGGCGAGAGCGACGGGAGGGGCTGGGGCGGCCGAGGGCCCGTGTAGTGCCCGCTGGGACGCATGCGCAGCGGGCGTTCCCCGTACTCCTCCAGCGCGTGCGCGATCCAGCCCGCCGTACGGGCGATGGCGAAGACCGTCTCTCCCGCCTCCGCCGGCATGTCCGAGGTGACCGAGAGCACGGCCAGTGCCAGGTCGACGTTGGCATGCAGGGCCCTGTCGCGCGCCGTGGTGGCGACCACGTCACGGGCGGCGTCCAGGGCCGGCCCGGCCTGCGGGATGCGTGCGAGCAAGCCGAACAGGGTGCGCGCGCGGGGGTCCTCGCCGGTGTACAGCCGGTGTCCGAGCCCCGGTACCCGGCGGCCGGCCCGTAGGTGGTCGGCCACCACCGGTGCGGCGCCGCCGCGTTCCAGGACCTCGGCCAGCATGCGGTGGGCGAGCCCGCTCGCCGCGCCGTGCAGAGGGCCTTCCAGTACCCCCAGGCCCGCCGACACCACCGCGTACGGATGCGCCCGCGCCGAGGCGGCGACCCTGGCAGCCAGCGTGGAGGCGGCCAGGTCATGGTCGATCAACAGCGCAAGTGCCGTGTCCAGGGCGGCGAGTGAGGGTTCGTCCGGCTCGCGAGCAGTGAGTTTCGGCCACAGTTGACGGGCCAGGCCGACGGCCGCGGCCGACCCGCCCGGAACCGCCGCACCTTCGCCCGTGCCATAGCCCAGGCCGAGGCTCAGGCCCGAGTCCAAGTCCACATCGCGCGCCCCCGCCGCGTCGTCCCCGCCCACCGCCGGCAGCGCCGCCACCAGGGCCGGAATCAGGCTTCGCGCGCCGCCGAGCACCGCCTCGCGCGACAGGTCGAAGCGCAGCGGGTCGGCGGCAGCGGCGGCGACCACCGCCACCCGCAGCCGGTCCGTGGAGCCGCAGTGCACCGGCAGGGCGCCGACCGCCCGCCGGGCCGCCGCCACCGTCTGCGCCGGGGCCGTGAAGCGGACGCCCGGCCTCAGCTCGCCGGTCCACAGCCACTCGGCGACCTCCTCGTACGTATGGCGGGTGGCCAGTTCCGTCGCGTCCACGCCCCGGAAGTAGTACCGGTCGTCGGCGATGAGGGTGATGCCGGTACGCACGGCCGGCTCACCCGTGGCCGAGGACGGCTCCCTGCGCCCCGTGCGCCGGGCCAGCGCCTCGACCTCCGCCGCGTCGAACGTACTGCCGCGCCCGCCCGGCGCGCGGCTGCTGCTCAACTGGCCCCGGCTGACGTAGGCGTACACCGTCTCGGGCTTCACCCCCAGACGCTCGGCCGCTTCCCGCGTGGTGAGCCGCTGCCCGCCCGCGTCCGGCCGCTGCCCGTCCGCCTCTGATCGTTCCGTCATGCCGCCACCGTATCCATACGCCGTCCTCGGCATCCATGCGTTCATATTGATTCAATCAATATTGACAGAGATCTAGTCATGCATGGACAGTCGAATCAATACCAAGGAGTTCCCGGACTGTCCACGGAGGAAGCAATGACGACCATGACCGGCGGAACACCGCTCGACGTCCCCCGAGGTCTCGCGGGTGTCGTCGTGACCGATACGGCTCTGGGAGACGTCCGGGGCCGCGAGGGCTTCTACCACTACCGCCAGTACTCGGCGGTGGAGCTGGCCCGGTCCCGCAGCTTCGAGGATGTCTGGTACCTCATGACCGAGGGCGAGCTGCCCGGTCCGGCGGCCCGCGCCGACTTCGCCGCCCGCACGGCGGCCCTGCGCGTACTGCCCGCACCGGTACGTGACGCCCTGCCCGCCATCGCGCGTGCGAGCGAGGTGTCGGGTCCCCTGTCCGGGCTGCGTACGGCGCTCTCCCTGCTCGGGGCGTCGGCCGGTTTCCGGCCGGTGTACGACATCGACGCGGACCGGCGCCGTGCCGACGCGCTGGCCGTCTGCGCCGCCGTCCCCACCGTGCTGACCGCCCTGTACCGCCTCGGCCAGGGGCTCGAACCCGTCGAGCCGCGTGCCGATCTGCCGCACGCCGCCAACTACCTGTACATGCTCACGGGGTCGGTCCCGGACGATGCCCGGATCAGGGCCGTCGAGCAGTATCTGATCTCCACCGTGGACCACGGTTTCAACGCCTCGACGTTCACCGGACGGGTCGTCGCCTCGACCGGGGCGGACGTCGCCGCCTGCCTGGTGGCCGCCGTCGGAGCGCTCTCCGGCCCCCTGCACGGCGGAGCCCCCAGCCGTGCCCTCGACACGCTCGACGCGATCGGCACCCCCGACCGCATCGACGGCTGGATCCGTGAACGGGTCCTGGCCGGCGACCGGATCATGGGCTTCGGCCACCCGGTCTACCGCACCGAGGACCCCCGCTCGCGCATGCTGCGGTCCATCGCCCAGGGCTTCGGCGGCCCGCTCGTGGACTTCGCCGTCGAGGTGGAACGGCAGGTCGAGGCGATCCTCGCCGAGCTGAAGCCGGGGCGCGAACTGCACACCAATGTGGAGTTCTACGCCGGGGTGGTCATGGAGCTGTGCGGGCTGCCGCGCGAGATGTTCACGCCCACCTTCTGTGCGGCGCGGGTCGTGGGCTGGAGCGCCAATATCCTGGAGCAGGCGGAGGACTCGAAGATCATCCGCCCGGCGGCCCGCTACGTCGGTCAGCCCCCGCCGCAGCCGGTCCCGGCAGTCTGACCCCGCAGGAAGGTCCCCGTTGAGCCCGTCGTCGCCCCGCAGCCCCCGGATCCCGGTCGTCGTCCTCGCGGGATTCCTGGGATCCGGCAAGACGACGCTGCTCAACCACCTCCTGCTCCACCGCGCGGGCAACCGCATCGGCGTCATCGTCAACGACTTCGGGTCCATCGAGATCGACGCCATGACCGTCTCCGGGCAGGTCGGGTCCACCGTGTCCCTGGGCGGCGGCTGCCTGTGCTGCGCGGTCGACGCGAGCGAACTGGACACCTATCTGGAAACCCTGACCAGGCCCTCCGCCCGGCTCGACGTGATCGTCATCGAGGCGAGCGGCCTCGCGGAGCCGCAGGAACTCGTCCGGATGATCCTCGCCAGCGACAACCCGCACATCCTGTACGGGGGACTGGTCGAGGTGGTCGACGCCGCCGAGTTCGAGGCGACCAGGGAACGCCATCCGGAGATCGGCCGCCATCTCGCGGTGGCCGATCTGGTCGTGCTCAACAAGACGGACCGGGCCGGGGACGAGCAGTGCGCACGCGTCCGGCAGGCCGTCGCGGAGACCGGCAGCACGGCGGCAGTCGTCCCCGCCACCTACGGCCGCATCGATCCGGAACTGCTCTTCGACCCGGCGCTGCGACCCGACGGCGAGGAGAAGGCGCGTCAGCTCACCTTCGAGGACCTGTACCTGGAGGAGCGTGCGCGGGAGGACGGCGCCGGGCACGGGGGCCATCTGCACACCGCGTACGAGAGTGTCGACTTCGAGTCCGAGGTGCCGATGGACCCACGGCGGCTGATGCGGTTCCTCGACTCACGGCCCGAAGGGCTGTACCGCATCAAGGGGTACGTCGATTTCGGCGCGGGCGACCCCGGCAACGCCTACGGGGTGCACGCCGTGGGCGGATTCCTGCGGTTCACCCCCACGCCGTGGACGCGCGGCGAACCGAAGCGGACCCAGCTCGTCCTGATCGGCTCCGGCATCGACGTACCCGCCCTGCGCAAGGAGCTCGAGAACTGCCGGGCCGAGGAGGAACAGGCCGGGGAAACACCGCAGGACGCCGCACACGAGCGAGCCATGTGGGGCGTCCTGCGGTACGTACAACAGCCCGGCGACGACGACGCGTAGCGCGCCCCCCGTCGCCGGCCGAAGGCCTACACCGGGCCGGCGATCACCGCGACCGGGTTCGCCAGCGGCGTCCCCGAACCGTCGCGCCGCGGGTCGGGCTCGGGCAGCGCGGCCGGGGCACCGTTCTTCTGCGCGGCCCTGGCAGGCGTCGCACCCGCCCAGGCGAACACCAGCACGTCCTCGCCCTTCAGGAACCGCTGACAGCGCACCCCACCGGTCGCCCGGCCCTTGCGCGGATACTGGTCGAACGGCGTGAGCTTGCAGGTCAGGACCGAGTCGTCCAGCGTGCCGTGCGAACCGGCGACCGTGAACACCGCGGCGTCCGCCGCCGGGTCCACCGCGGCGAACGAGAGCACCCCGGCCCCCGCCGCCAGCTTGACGCCCGCCATACCGCCGGCCGCCCGTCCCTGGGGACGTACCTGCGCGGCCGGGTAGCGCAGCAGCTGCGCGTCCGAGGTGATGAAGACCAGGTCCTCCTCGCCCGTCCGCAGCTCCACCGCGCCCACGATCCGGTCGCCCTCCTTGAGCGTGATGACTTCCAGCTCGTCCTTGTTCGCCGGGTAGTCCGGCACCACGCGCTTGACGACGCCCTGCGCCGTACCGATGGCGAGACCGGGTGACGACTCGTCGAGTGTGGTGAGGCAGACGACCTCCTCGTCCGCCTCCAGCGTGAGGAACTCCCCGGTCATCGCCCCGCCCGACAGATTGGGCGCCGCGTGCGTGTCCGGCAGCTGGGGCAGATCGATCACCGGCAGCCGCAGCAGCCGCCCGTTCGACGTCACCACCCCGACGTCGCCGCGCGCCGTCGCCGGCACCGCCGAGACGATCACATCGTGCTTGGACCGCTTGGCGCCCTCGGCGAACTCGATCGGCTCGTCGTTGGCCGTACGCGCCAGCAGACCCGTCGAGGAGAGCAGCACCCGGCACGGGTCGTCCGCCACCTCCAGCGGCACCGACGCGATCTGCGAACCGGCCGACTCCAGCAGCACCGTACGCCGGGCGGTACCGAACTTCTTCGCGACCGCGGCCAGTTCCGAGGAGACGAGCTTGCGCAGCTCGGCGTCCGAGTCCAGGATCGCCGTCAGCTCGGCGATCTCGGCGTTCAGCCGGTCCCGCTCGCTCTCCAGCTCGATCCGGTCGAACCGGGTCAGCCGGCGCAGCGGCGTGTCCAGGATGTACTGCGTCTGGATCTCGCTCAGCGAGAAGCGCTCCATGAGCCGCTCCTTCGCCTGCGCGGAGTTGTCGCTCGACCGGATGAGGCGGATGACCTCGTCGATGTCGACCAGCGCGACGAGCAGGCCCTCGACCAGATGCAGCCGGTTGCGGCGCTTGGTGCGGCGGAACTCGCTGCGCCGGCGCACCACGTCGAAGCGGTGGTCGAGGTAGACCTCCAGCAGCTCCTTGAGCCCCAGGGTGAGCGGCTGACCGTCGACCAGCGCCACGTTGTTGATGCCGAAGGACTCCTCCATCGGCGTCAGCTTGTAGAGCTGCTCCAGCACCGCCTCGGGCACGAAGCCGTTCTTGATCTCGATGACCAGGCGCAGGCCGTGCGAGCGGTCGGTGAGGTCCTTGACGTCGGCGATGCCCTGGAGCTTCTTCGCCGAGACCAGGTCCTTGATCTTGGAGATGACCTTCTCGGGGCCGACGGTGAAGGGCAGTTCGGTGACGACGAGGCCCTTGCGGCGCGGCGTGACGTTCTCCACGGCGGCCGTGGCACGGATCTTGAAGGTGCCGCGGCCCTTGGCGTAGGCGTCCTTGATGCCGCCGAGGCCCACGATCCGCCCGCCGGTCGGCAGGTCGGGACCGGGGACGAACCGCATCAGCGTCTCCAGGTCCGCACCCGGATGCTTGATCAGATGCCGGGCGGCGGCGATGACCTCGCCCAGGTTGTGCGGCGGCATGTTGGTCGCCATGCCGACCGCGATCCCGGTCGTGCCGTTGACCAGGAGGTTGGGGTAGGCCGCCGGGAGGACGACCGGCTCCTGTTCCTGGCCGTCGTAGTTCGACTGGAAGGCGACCGTCTCCTCGTCGATCGACTCCGTCATCAGCGAGGTCGCGTCGGCCATCCGGCACTCGGTGTACCGCATGGCGGCCGGCGGGTCGTCGTTGCCCAGGGAGCCGAAGTTCCCGTGTCCGTCGACGAGAGGGAGGCGCATGGAGAACGGCTGGGCCATGCGCACCAGCGCGTCGTAGATCGACGCGTCGCCGTGCGGGTGCAGCTTGCCCATGACCTCGCCGACGACCCGGGCGCACTTCACGAAGCCGCGGTCCGGGCGCAGGCCCATCTCGTTCATCTGGTAGACGATGCGGCGGTGCACCGGCTTCATGCCGTCCCGGGCGTCCGGCAGGGCGCGGGAGTAGATCACCGAGTACGCGTACTCGAGGAAGGAGCCCTGCATTTCGTCGACGACGTCGATGTCGAGGATCTTCTCCTCGAAGTCGACCGGCGGCGGGGTCTTCGTGCTGCGGCGGGCCATCGCTGCTGCGACTCCTTCACGGATTTCGATCGGGCAACCTCAGGTTCCCTCAGGTTCTGACGCGCACCATTGTGGACCGCCTGACTGACAACCCCGACCTCGACCCGTCCCAAAGCGCCCTCGCCGTCCGTCCCGAGGCGGCGGAAGACCCCCTTCCGGCGAATTTCGCGCGAAGCGTCGCCGCACGGGAACTTCGGCAGGTGCCGGTTCGCTTGCATACAGTGGCTGTGTCTCGAAGCAACCTTTCGAAGCAGCTTCCCGCAGCGGCTTCTTCATACGGACATCCAGTAGCGCGATCGAAGGGACGTACATGCCCATGGGTCACACGGCCACAGCCCAGGCCGGTTCCGGCGGCTTGACAGCGACCGAGCACCGTCTGGCCAATGGCCTGCGCGTGGTGCTCTCCGAGGACCATCTGACCCCGGTCGCGGCGGTGTGCCTCTGGTACGACGTCGGCTCACGCCACGAGGTCAAGGGCCGCACCGGCCTCGCCCACCTCTTCGAGCACCTGATGTTCCAGGGTTCCGGCCAGGTCAAGGGGAACGGACACTTCGAGCTGGTGCAGGGCGCCGGCGGCTCGCTCAACGGGACCACGAGTTTCGAGCGGACCAACTACTTCGAGACGATGCCCACGCACCAGTTGGAGCTGGCCCTGTGGCTCGAGGCCGACCGGATGGGCTCGCTGCTCGCCGCGCTCGACGAGGAGTCCATGGAGAACCAGCGCGACGTCGTCAAGAACGAGCGCCGCCAGCGCTACGACAACGTCCCGTACGGCACCGCGTTCGAGCGGCTGACCGCCCTCTCCTACCCCGAGGGTCACCCGTACCACCACACCCCGATCGGCTCCATGGCGGACCTGGACGCGGCGACCCTGGACGACGCCCGCGCCTTCTTCCGTACGTACTACGCGCCGAACAACGCGGTGCTGTCGGTCGTCGGCGACATCGACCCCGAACAGACCCTCGCCTGGATCGAGAAGTACTTCGGCTCCATCCCCTCCCACGACGGCAAGCAGCCGCCGCGCGACGGCACGCTGCCCGCGATCATGGGCGGGCAGCTGCGCGAGGAGGTCCGCGAGGAGGTGCCGGCGCGCGCCCTGATGGCCGCCTACCGGCTGCCCCACGACGGCACCCGTGAGTGCGACGCCGCGGACCTCGCCCTGACCGTGCTGGGCGGCGGCGAGTCCTCCCGTCTGCACAACCGCCTGGTCCGCCGCGACCGTACGGCGGTGGCCGCCGGGTTCGGACTGCTCCGGCTCGCCGGCGCGCCCTCCCTGGGCTGGCTGGACGTCAAGACGTCGGGCGGCGTCGAGGTGGCCGAGATCGAGACCGCGGTCGACGAGGAGCTGGCCCGGTTCGCCGAGGAAGGCCCCACGCCCGAGGAGATGGAGCGCGCCCAGGCCCAGTTGGAGCGCGAGTGGCTCGACCGGCTCGGCACGGTCTCGGGCCGCGCCGACGAACTGTGCAGGTACGCGGTGCTGTTCGGCGACCCGCAGCTCGCGCTGACCGCCGTCAACCGGGTCCTCGACGTCACCGCCGAGGAGGTCAAGGCGGCCGCGCAGGCCCAGCTGCGGCCCGACAACCGGGCGGTCCTGGTCTACGAACCGGTCGAGACCGCCGAAGAGGCCGCCACCGACACCGACGCGCACGAAGGGGCGGACCAGTGACCGACGCTGCCGCGACTGAAGTATCGATGCAGTACCACCCCCAGCCGACTCCGGGCCTGGCGCGGCCCTGGGCCTTCCCCGCGCCGGAGCGCGGCTCCCTGCCCAACGGGCTGACGGTGCTGCGCTGCCACCGCCCCGGCCAGCAGGTCGTCGCCGTCGAGATCTTCATCGACGCCCCCCTGGACGCCGAGCCCGAGGGGCTGGACGGCGTGGCCACGATCATGTCCCGCGCCCTGTCCGAGGGCACCGACAAGCAGAGCGCCGAGGAGTTCGCCGCCGAGCTGGAGCGATGCGGCGCCACGCTCGACGCCCACGCCGACCACCCCGGCGTCCGGGTCTCCCTGGAGGTCCCGGCCTCCCGGCTGGCCAAGGCGCTCGGCCTGGTCGCCGAGGCGCTGCGGGCGCCGGCCTTCTCGGACAGCGAGATCGAGCGGCTGGTGCGCAACCGGCTGGACGAGATCCCGCACGAGCAGGCCAACCCGGCCCGCCGCGCGGCCAAGCAGCTCTCCAAGGAGCTGTTCCCGGCCACGGCCCGCATGTCGCGCCCGCGCCTGGGCACCGAGGAGACCATCGAGCGGATCGACGCCGCGGCCGTGCGCGCCTTCTACGACGCGCACATCCGCCCGTCCGCCGCGACCGCCGTGGTCGTGGGCGACCTCACCGGCATCGACCTGGACGCGCTGCTCGCCGAGACCCTCGGCGACTGGTCCGGGGACACCGCCGAGCCCCGCCCCGCCCCGCCGATCACGGCCGACGACACCGGCCGGGTGATCATCGTGGACCGTCCCGGCGCGGTGCAGACGCAGCTGCTGATCGGCCGCATCGGCGCCGACCGCCACGACAGCGTCTGGCCGGCCCAGGTCCTCGGCACCTACTGCCTGGGCGGCACGCTCACCTCCCGGCTCGACCGGGTGCTGCGCGAGGAGAAGGGCTACACCTACGGCGTGCGGGCCTTCGCCCAGGTGCTCCGCTCCACCGCTCCGGACTCCGCTGCGGGCGCTACGGGGGCCGCGATGCTGGCCATCAGCGGTTCCGTGGACACCGAGTCCACCGGCCCGGCCCTGGACGACCTCTGGAAGGTCCTGCGGACGCTGGCCGCCGAGGGCCTGACGGACGCCGAGCGCGAGACGGCCGTGCAGAACCTCGTGGGGGTGGCCCCGCTCAAGTTCGAGACGGCCGCCTCCGTGGCGAGCACCCTCGCCGACCAGGTGGAGCAGCACCTCCCGGACGACTACCAGGCGACGCTCTACGCCCGCCTCGCCGAGACCGGCACCGTCGAGGCCACCGCGGCCGCGGTCAGTGCCTTCCCGGTGGACCGGCTGGTCACGGTCCTGGTCGGCGACGCCTCGCGCATCGAGGAGCCGGTCCGGGCCCTCGGTATCGGCGAGGTGTCGGTCGTCACCGGCTGACCTGTCGCTTCGCCCGCCGTACGGGCAACGGGGAGGCTCCGGCGCGCTCCTGCGCCGGAGCCTCCCTCCGCTGCCGGACACTTTTGCCCCCTATTTGCCCTATTTGTAATAGAAAACGCAGATTGGCCCTGTGGGATGCGCTACAAATCCCGGTGCCCGTTTGGTGACGGGAAGTCCGTCCGCTTAGCGTCGGGTCCGCTGTCCGCCACTTGTACGCCGCATCCCGGCGTACCGGGCAGCCATCGCCGAGTCCCCGTCCGGCGCGAGCCCGGGGAGCCGGGGACCCACGAAGTCCCTGGGGTGAATCGGACGTCCATGCCCCGTTCCGGGGTGAGGTGTCCGTAGGAGACCTTCCTGCTCCGAACCCGTCAGCTAACCCGGTAGGCGAGAAGGAAGGAAAGGACCCGCCACCCATGGCGTTCACCCGTGCCACCGGGAAGCACCGTGCCCCGAGCCGTCTGAAGCGCACCGGCGCCAAGGCCGTCGGCGTCGCGACTCTCGCCACCACCGGCGTCATCGGCTCCCTGGCCTCCCCGGCCCTCGCCGACTCCGGTACGGCCCCCTCCGCCACCGAGACCGGGCTCTCCCAGGTCCTCACCATCGAGACCACCCTCGCCGACCGGATCGACGCCCAGGCCACCGCCCAGCAGCACCAGGCCGACGTCGCCGAGAAGAAGGCGGCGGCCAAGGCGAAGGCCAAGAAGAAGGCCGAGGCCGCGAAGAAGAAGGCCGCCGCGAAGGCGGCCGAGGTCAAGGCAGCCGCCAAGGCCAAGGCCAGGAAGAAGGCCGAGGCCGCCCGCGAGGCCTCCTCGCGCGCCGGGCGCTCCACCGCCCGCACCGCCCTGGGCTCGTCCTACCGGCTCCCCGTCGCCGGCTCCTACGTGACCACCGGCTACAAGTCCAGCGGCTCGCTCTGGTCCTCCGGCAGCCACTCCGGCATCGACTTCCACGCCGCGTCCGGCAGCTCCGTCGTCGCCGTCGGCGCCGGCACGGTCGTCGAGGCCGGCTGGGGCGGGGCGTACGGCAACAACATCGTGCTCCGGATGACGGACGGCACGTACACCCAGTACGGCCACCTCTCGTCGATCGGTGTCTCCGTCGGCCAGAGCGTCGCCGCCGGGCAGCAGATCGGGCTCTCCGGCTCCACCGGGAACTCCACCGGCCCGCACCTCCACTTCGAGGCCCGCACCACGCCCTCCTACGGCTCCGACATGGACCCGGTCGCCTATCTGCGCGCCCACGGCGTCAGCGTCTGACCGCACAGGCTCCCCGCGAAGGCCCCGGCATCCTGCCGGGGCCTTCGCCGTACCCGTTCCGCGCTGTCCGCCCCCGCTCGTCCCTGGCCAAAAGATATTCATGAATTCCCGCCCGGCATCGGAAATGCGAGCGCATTGCAATAGAGTCACGGCATGAGGTGTCGATCGGCCGCTGTTCGCGGGGATTGAGGCGGAGGTTCGGACATGCGTGTTCCGGCGCATTCGGTATGCACGGCAATCCGTGACGACATCGTTTCCGGTGTCTTCGAACGCGGCAGCCGGCTCACCGAGGAGGTGCTCGCACGGCGCTACGGGGTGTCCCGCGTCCCCGTACGGGAAGCGCTGCGCACCCTGGAGTCCGAGGGCTTCGTCGTCACCCGCAGACACGCCGGAGCCTGCGTCGCCGAGCCCTCGGAGCAGGAGGCCGCCGACCTCCTGGAGGTCCGCAAGCTGCTGGAGCCGCTGAGCGCTGCCCGCGCGGCCCAGCGCCGGACGGAGGCCCACCTCAAGGTGTTGCGCGGCCTG is a genomic window of Streptomyces sp. NBC_00708 containing:
- a CDS encoding citrate synthase, which codes for MTERSEADGQRPDAGGQRLTTREAAERLGVKPETVYAYVSRGQLSSSRAPGGRGSTFDAAEVEALARRTGRREPSSATGEPAVRTGITLIADDRYYFRGVDATELATRHTYEEVAEWLWTGELRPGVRFTAPAQTVAAARRAVGALPVHCGSTDRLRVAVVAAAAADPLRFDLSREAVLGGARSLIPALVAALPAVGGDDAAGARDVDLDSGLSLGLGYGTGEGAAVPGGSAAAVGLARQLWPKLTAREPDEPSLAALDTALALLIDHDLAASTLAARVAASARAHPYAVVSAGLGVLEGPLHGAASGLAHRMLAEVLERGGAAPVVADHLRAGRRVPGLGHRLYTGEDPRARTLFGLLARIPQAGPALDAARDVVATTARDRALHANVDLALAVLSVTSDMPAEAGETVFAIARTAGWIAHALEEYGERPLRMRPSGHYTGPRPPQPLPSLSPYD
- a CDS encoding citrate synthase/methylcitrate synthase gives rise to the protein MTTMTGGTPLDVPRGLAGVVVTDTALGDVRGREGFYHYRQYSAVELARSRSFEDVWYLMTEGELPGPAARADFAARTAALRVLPAPVRDALPAIARASEVSGPLSGLRTALSLLGASAGFRPVYDIDADRRRADALAVCAAVPTVLTALYRLGQGLEPVEPRADLPHAANYLYMLTGSVPDDARIRAVEQYLISTVDHGFNASTFTGRVVASTGADVAACLVAAVGALSGPLHGGAPSRALDTLDAIGTPDRIDGWIRERVLAGDRIMGFGHPVYRTEDPRSRMLRSIAQGFGGPLVDFAVEVERQVEAILAELKPGRELHTNVEFYAGVVMELCGLPREMFTPTFCAARVVGWSANILEQAEDSKIIRPAARYVGQPPPQPVPAV
- a CDS encoding GTP-binding protein, which produces MSPSSPRSPRIPVVVLAGFLGSGKTTLLNHLLLHRAGNRIGVIVNDFGSIEIDAMTVSGQVGSTVSLGGGCLCCAVDASELDTYLETLTRPSARLDVIVIEASGLAEPQELVRMILASDNPHILYGGLVEVVDAAEFEATRERHPEIGRHLAVADLVVLNKTDRAGDEQCARVRQAVAETGSTAAVVPATYGRIDPELLFDPALRPDGEEKARQLTFEDLYLEERAREDGAGHGGHLHTAYESVDFESEVPMDPRRLMRFLDSRPEGLYRIKGYVDFGAGDPGNAYGVHAVGGFLRFTPTPWTRGEPKRTQLVLIGSGIDVPALRKELENCRAEEEQAGETPQDAAHERAMWGVLRYVQQPGDDDA
- a CDS encoding DNA topoisomerase IV subunit A, with translation MARRSTKTPPPVDFEEKILDIDVVDEMQGSFLEYAYSVIYSRALPDARDGMKPVHRRIVYQMNEMGLRPDRGFVKCARVVGEVMGKLHPHGDASIYDALVRMAQPFSMRLPLVDGHGNFGSLGNDDPPAAMRYTECRMADATSLMTESIDEETVAFQSNYDGQEQEPVVLPAAYPNLLVNGTTGIAVGMATNMPPHNLGEVIAAARHLIKHPGADLETLMRFVPGPDLPTGGRIVGLGGIKDAYAKGRGTFKIRATAAVENVTPRRKGLVVTELPFTVGPEKVISKIKDLVSAKKLQGIADVKDLTDRSHGLRLVIEIKNGFVPEAVLEQLYKLTPMEESFGINNVALVDGQPLTLGLKELLEVYLDHRFDVVRRRSEFRRTKRRNRLHLVEGLLVALVDIDEVIRLIRSSDNSAQAKERLMERFSLSEIQTQYILDTPLRRLTRFDRIELESERDRLNAEIAELTAILDSDAELRKLVSSELAAVAKKFGTARRTVLLESAGSQIASVPLEVADDPCRVLLSSTGLLARTANDEPIEFAEGAKRSKHDVIVSAVPATARGDVGVVTSNGRLLRLPVIDLPQLPDTHAAPNLSGGAMTGEFLTLEADEEVVCLTTLDESSPGLAIGTAQGVVKRVVPDYPANKDELEVITLKEGDRIVGAVELRTGEEDLVFITSDAQLLRYPAAQVRPQGRAAGGMAGVKLAAGAGVLSFAAVDPAADAAVFTVAGSHGTLDDSVLTCKLTPFDQYPRKGRATGGVRCQRFLKGEDVLVFAWAGATPARAAQKNGAPAALPEPDPRRDGSGTPLANPVAVIAGPV
- a CDS encoding insulinase family protein, whose product is MPMGHTATAQAGSGGLTATEHRLANGLRVVLSEDHLTPVAAVCLWYDVGSRHEVKGRTGLAHLFEHLMFQGSGQVKGNGHFELVQGAGGSLNGTTSFERTNYFETMPTHQLELALWLEADRMGSLLAALDEESMENQRDVVKNERRQRYDNVPYGTAFERLTALSYPEGHPYHHTPIGSMADLDAATLDDARAFFRTYYAPNNAVLSVVGDIDPEQTLAWIEKYFGSIPSHDGKQPPRDGTLPAIMGGQLREEVREEVPARALMAAYRLPHDGTRECDAADLALTVLGGGESSRLHNRLVRRDRTAVAAGFGLLRLAGAPSLGWLDVKTSGGVEVAEIETAVDEELARFAEEGPTPEEMERAQAQLEREWLDRLGTVSGRADELCRYAVLFGDPQLALTAVNRVLDVTAEEVKAAAQAQLRPDNRAVLVYEPVETAEEAATDTDAHEGADQ
- a CDS encoding insulinase family protein, whose product is MQYHPQPTPGLARPWAFPAPERGSLPNGLTVLRCHRPGQQVVAVEIFIDAPLDAEPEGLDGVATIMSRALSEGTDKQSAEEFAAELERCGATLDAHADHPGVRVSLEVPASRLAKALGLVAEALRAPAFSDSEIERLVRNRLDEIPHEQANPARRAAKQLSKELFPATARMSRPRLGTEETIERIDAAAVRAFYDAHIRPSAATAVVVGDLTGIDLDALLAETLGDWSGDTAEPRPAPPITADDTGRVIIVDRPGAVQTQLLIGRIGADRHDSVWPAQVLGTYCLGGTLTSRLDRVLREEKGYTYGVRAFAQVLRSTAPDSAAGATGAAMLAISGSVDTESTGPALDDLWKVLRTLAAEGLTDAERETAVQNLVGVAPLKFETAASVASTLADQVEQHLPDDYQATLYARLAETGTVEATAAAVSAFPVDRLVTVLVGDASRIEEPVRALGIGEVSVVTG
- a CDS encoding M23 family metallopeptidase, producing MAFTRATGKHRAPSRLKRTGAKAVGVATLATTGVIGSLASPALADSGTAPSATETGLSQVLTIETTLADRIDAQATAQQHQADVAEKKAAAKAKAKKKAEAAKKKAAAKAAEVKAAAKAKARKKAEAAREASSRAGRSTARTALGSSYRLPVAGSYVTTGYKSSGSLWSSGSHSGIDFHAASGSSVVAVGAGTVVEAGWGGAYGNNIVLRMTDGTYTQYGHLSSIGVSVGQSVAAGQQIGLSGSTGNSTGPHLHFEARTTPSYGSDMDPVAYLRAHGVSV